Below is a window of Candidatus Poribacteria bacterium DNA.
GGACGCGTCGGTTCGTCGAGACGCGTGAAGAGGAACTTGATCATGAACCGCGTCCGGTCACTGCGGTTGGGCATCCCGCGATGCCACAGATCGTAGTGGACGACGGTGATGGAGCCCGCCTCGCCGGTGACGGGCACCTCGCCCTCGTTGTTGGGTCCGTGCTGCGGCTGGTTGTAGTAGCTCGATCCTGGGACGATGCCTGTGGGCCCGATCTCCACCGGTGTGTCCTGAGGGTAGTAGAAAGCCATCATCCACCGCGTCCGGTGGTGACGCCGCGCCCATGAGTCCTTGTGCATCGTCTGACCCGGGCTGCCCGGAGCGTTGTAGTGGGGATGCCGGTGCGCGTGGAGCAGGTACGTCGGTCCCAGCACGCTGGCGAGCGCTCCGTGTACGACCGGATCGTCGAAGACCTGCTGTACCTCAGGAACTCTCGGCAGCAGGTTGTTGCCGGGGTTCCCATCCTTGTCGAAGGCGTCCTGCATTCGTCGGTAGACCGAATCGTGGAACTCTCGTGGAAGGGACGTCCTCAGCGACACGTACCCGTCCCGGATGTACCCTCGCATCTGCTCGTCGGAGAGAAGTCGTGCCTCGCGCGACATGACCGGATGCCTCCCATGTGCCATCACCGTCGGACAACGAACGGCAAGAGTCTACCCAGTCGGCTCGTCGGGCTCAACGCGCGGTGCGACACGGTTCGCTTCTCGCGCGGAGTCCGTGTATACTTGCCACCGAAATCCGACCGGAAGGGGCGGCTCCCCCAAGAACATGCCACGCAATCTCCGACTCCTCATCGAATACGACGGGACGGACTATGCCGGCTGGCAGGCACAAGACAACGCCCTGACGATCCAGGCGGTCATCGAGCGAGCCGGTTCCCGCATCGTTCGCGAGGACATCCGCTTGACCGGGGCTGGGAGAACCGATGCCGGCGTCCACGCGTTGGGTCAGGTGGCGAACTTCGTGACGTCGTCTCCGATTCCCTGCGCCGGGCTCAAGCGTGCGCTGAACGACGCCCTCCCGCGCGACATCGGCATTCGGCGCGTCGACGAGGTGCACGACCGGTTCCACTCGCGATTCGACGCTCGGAGCAGGACGTACGTCTACACGCTGCTGAACCGGGATGATCCCTCAACCATGTCCGCGCGTTACGAGTGGCACTACCGGCGCCCCATTCCGGTCGATGTCTGGGACGACCTGTGCCAGCGCGTCCCGAACACCCGCGACTTCGCTTCGTTCCGCAAGACGGGCAGCAGTCGCACCTCGACCCTCTGCGACGTGTCCGACTGCCGGTGCTGGAACGAAGCCGACCGCGTCTTCGTATCCATATCGGCGGACGCGTTTCTGCGCGGCATGGTTCGAGCTCTGGTCGGGACCTTGGTGCGCGTGGCTCCGGAGATCGGGATAGGGAGGGAGGCGGCGGGCGACGAGTTCCAGCGGATACTCGACGCGCGGGATCGGTCGTGCGCTGGCGAATCCGCCCCGCCCCAGGGATTGTGCTTGACTCACGTGGCATACGACTTATGACGAACGTGGGAGGCATGCCATTGGCTTCGGCGACCATGGAGAGCGATCTCCGATGCGACTGAAACAGCTCAAAGTCAGCGGCTTCAAGAGCTTCGCCGACTCCGTCGAACTGTCGTTCGAAGAGGGGACGACGGCAATCGTCGGGCCCAACGGCTGTGGCAAGAGCAACGTCTCTGATGCCATCCGATGGGTGCTGGGTGAACAGAGCTCCCGGTCTCTGCGCTGCGCCCGGATGGAGGATGTGCTCTTCAACGGCGGTTCGGACCAGAAGCCCGCGAAGGTCGCCGAAGTCGCGCTGACGCTCTCCAATGAAGACAGCCTCCTGCCCATCGACTCGCCGGTGGTGACGATCACGCGCCAGCTCCATCGCACCGGCGAGAGCAAGTACTTCATCAACGGTTCCGCCTGCCTGCTCCGAGACATCCACGAGCTCTTCATGGACACGGGAGTCGGGAAGTCCGCCTATTCGCTCATGGAGCAGAGCAACATCGACCTGATCCTGAACACGCGCCCGGAGGATCGCCGCTACCTGTTCGACGAGGTCGCGGGGATCAGCAAGTACAAGTACCGCAAGAAGGCAGCCCTCAAGAAGCTGGACGAAACCGAACAGAACCTGATCCGCATCAACGACGTCATCGGCGAGTTGGAGCGCGAGACCGAAGTGCTGCGTCAGCAGGCGGCGCGGGCGCTGCAGTTCAGGGAACGGCAGTCGGACCTTCGCGTTCTCGAAGTCGAACTCGCCCGACGCCAATGGAACTCGCTCCGCGCGAAGCTGGCTGGCATCGAGGAGGAGTTCCGCGCGGTTCAGGAGGCGGTTCAGTCCGCGACGACCTCCATCGACGAGCTCGACGCATCGCTGGCATCGGGAGCCGAGCGCCGTGAGCAGCTCGACCGCGAGATCAACGGCGCGCAGTCGCAGGTTCATAAGCTGGAAACGGAGATTGAGCGGACCGAGAGCACGATAGCGCTCTACAAAGAACGCCAGCTCAGCCTCGCCGAGCAGCGGCAGAACACGGCGGCGCAGATCGAGAACTTGAACGGACAACTCGAACGGATCGGCAAGCAGATCGCCGAGCGCCAACGCGAACGCGAGCAGTTGCAGATCGCTCTGGGACTCGACGAGGGCAAGCTCAAGGGGAGGATGCGCGTCCTCGAAGAGCTGTCGCGCCAGATCAAGGAAGCTGAGACCAAGATCAGGGAGTCCAAGGCGAAGGTCATCGAGCTGATGAACCAGAGCACGCGATCTCAGAATGAGCTCGCGACTC
It encodes the following:
- the truA gene encoding tRNA pseudouridine(38-40) synthase TruA, producing the protein MYPRICSSERSRASRDMTGCLPCAITVGQRTARVYPVGSSGSTRGATRFASRAESVYTCHRNPTGRGGSPKNMPRNLRLLIEYDGTDYAGWQAQDNALTIQAVIERAGSRIVREDIRLTGAGRTDAGVHALGQVANFVTSSPIPCAGLKRALNDALPRDIGIRRVDEVHDRFHSRFDARSRTYVYTLLNRDDPSTMSARYEWHYRRPIPVDVWDDLCQRVPNTRDFASFRKTGSSRTSTLCDVSDCRCWNEADRVFVSISADAFLRGMVRALVGTLVRVAPEIGIGREAAGDEFQRILDARDRSCAGESAPPQGLCLTHVAYDL
- a CDS encoding phytanoyl-CoA dioxygenase; translated protein: MAHGRHPVMSREARLLSDEQMRGYIRDGYVSLRTSLPREFHDSVYRRMQDAFDKDGNPGNNLLPRVPEVQQVFDDPVVHGALASVLGPTYLLHAHRHPHYNAPGSPGQTMHKDSWARRHHRTRWMMAFYYPQDTPVEIGPTGIVPGSSYYNQPQHGPNNEGEVPVTGEAGSITVVHYDLWHRGMPNRSDRTRFMIKFLFTRLDEPTRPTWDNLTETWAPVDTDEPRMWRHMWRWQRGEASHEAVHGTGNGSIGALASQLGAEPERVAFDAAYRLAELGPEALPSLMDGLRSESGYVRRNAAYGLTAMGSPAVQPLVDALEDARAEVREMAASALLDIGWSAESAVGALCRSAADPAVTVRRVAVEAIGTAGQRVSDGAVALASAMKDEDEWVRRNAALAL